The DNA sequence GAGGACATGAGGTTGTTGATGGAGAAGGGGTGGTTGAAGGAGTAGTGGGACGGGTCGCCTTTGAGGTGGAGCTGGGACTCGTGGGGGAGCAGGCCGTGGCCCGGGTGGCCCAAGGAGGCCAAGGAGGGCCCAGTGGgcaccgaggaagaggaggaggaggaagaagcagcagcagcagccacagcagcagccacagAAGAAGGCTTCATCTCAGAGTGGTCCAGGGCTTGGGGGCTGCTTGAAGCCGGGTTGGCCTCCATGTGTCCTCCTTTGCCTTGGCCTCCTCGGTGCAAAGGGGAAGGGTTCCCTGGCTCTTTCCTGCCCTCGCTGCCTTGGCCACTTTTGGGTCCTCcaccatttccccctcctcctcctcctcctggctgctTGTCGCACTTGAAGCGCTTCTGTCGGCGGAGGTAGCATCCGTTCTCGAACATGTTGCCGGAGTCCGGGTGCAAGGTCCAGTAGGATCCCTTGCCGGGCTTGTCCGGGGAGCGGGCCACTTTGACGAAGCAGTCGTTGAAGGAGAGCGAATGTCGGATGGAGTTCTGCCAGCGCTGCTGGTTCTGGCGGTAGTAAGGGAAGAGGTCCATGATCCACTGGTAGATCTCGCTCAGGGTCAGCATCTTGCTGGGCGCCTGCTGGATGGCCATGGTGATCAGGGAGATGTAGGAGTAGGGCGGCTTGGCGTGCGGGTAGCTCCGCTTGAAGCTCTTCCCGTCCCGGGAGCCCCGGCTCAGGTTGGAGGGCGCGTACCCCATGGGGCTCATGCAGGGACCCATGGCCCCGTAGGCCCCCAAGCCGTTCAAGGAGGCCTGGGCGCCCCCCATGGCGTTCATGCCCCCCGGGCTCAAGGCCGAGCCCATGGCCGACATGCTGTTCATGGCGGCGGCGGCCCCCGTTCCCCCTCCGGGACTCAAGCCGGCCCCCAAACTGGGGTTGGCGTAGGACATGTTGAAGGAGCCCGAGGTCATGTTGCCACTGCTGGTGGTCATGGCGTTCATGCTCATGTAGGTGTTCATGGAGTTCATGGAGCCCAGGCCCGGGTTCATGTTGCTCACAGGCACCGACGCGTaggcctaaggaggaggagggggggggggggagagacggGTTAGAGTCATACAACCATaaggttggaagagatccccaagggcaacccagtccaacccctttctgtcatgcaagaactcacaatcaaagcacacacaccCAGAGATGggcatctagcctctgtttaaagacctccaaagaaggagactccaccacattctgagagagtgtgttctactgtctaacagctcttattgtcaggaagtgcctcctaatgctgagttggaatctcttttcctctactttgaacccattgctctgggtcctagtctctggagcagcagaaaacaagcttgctcggtccgtccttaatatgacaccctttcaaatactttaaaaggaCTATCcgtcgtatcacctcttaaccgtctcttctccaagctgaacatagCCAGCTTCCTAAGTGTCTCCTAGGTTagagtgagagaaggagagaagagatcGAAACCTAACCCCTCACCCACCCGAGATACACAAGATCGCACCCCCTAAGAGCTCACCTCACCCGACTCGTCCTTACTGGATCCTTTCACAGTCCCCCGCCTCCACACCATAAAGTTCTCTAAGGTTCaaaaatactgcagaaataatccagtttgagaccgctttaatcgccctggctcagtgctagagactcctgggaactgtagtttgctgtggcaccagagctctctgacagagaaggctcaatgctcacaaaactaccgttc is a window from the Sceloporus undulatus isolate JIND9_A2432 ecotype Alabama chromosome 1, SceUnd_v1.1, whole genome shotgun sequence genome containing:
- the FOXA1 gene encoding hepatocyte nuclear factor 3-alpha isoform X2 → MNPGLGSMNSMNTYMSMNAMTTSSGNMTSGSFNMSYANPSLGAGLSPGGGTGAAAAMNSMSAMGSALSPGGMNAMGGAQASLNGLGAYGAMGPCMSPMGYAPSNLSRGSRDGKSFKRSYPHAKPPYSYISLITMAIQQAPSKMLTLSEIYQWIMDLFPYYRQNQQRWQNSIRHSLSFNDCFVKVARSPDKPGKGSYWTLHPDSGNMFENGCYLRRQKRFKCDKQPGGGGGGGNGGGPKSGQGSEGRKEPGNPSPLHRGGQGKGGHMEANPASSSPQALDHSEMKPSSVAAAVAAAAASSSSSSSSVPTGPSLASLGHPGHGLLPHESQLHLKGDPSHYSFNHPFSINNLMSSSEQQQHKLDFKAYEQALQYSSYGPGLPGGLPLSSASMGGRGAIEPSALEPSYYQGVYARPVLNTS
- the FOXA1 gene encoding hepatocyte nuclear factor 3-alpha isoform X1 yields the protein MLGTVKMEGHDTNDWSHYYGESQEAYASVPVSNMNPGLGSMNSMNTYMSMNAMTTSSGNMTSGSFNMSYANPSLGAGLSPGGGTGAAAAMNSMSAMGSALSPGGMNAMGGAQASLNGLGAYGAMGPCMSPMGYAPSNLSRGSRDGKSFKRSYPHAKPPYSYISLITMAIQQAPSKMLTLSEIYQWIMDLFPYYRQNQQRWQNSIRHSLSFNDCFVKVARSPDKPGKGSYWTLHPDSGNMFENGCYLRRQKRFKCDKQPGGGGGGGNGGGPKSGQGSEGRKEPGNPSPLHRGGQGKGGHMEANPASSSPQALDHSEMKPSSVAAAVAAAAASSSSSSSSVPTGPSLASLGHPGHGLLPHESQLHLKGDPSHYSFNHPFSINNLMSSSEQQQHKLDFKAYEQALQYSSYGPGLPGGLPLSSASMGGRGAIEPSALEPSYYQGVYARPVLNTS